The Bacteroidia bacterium genomic interval AGTTCGGGATAGAACTGCATATAGTCCCAATCAAATATGATGGTGAATTTCTCTGTCCTCATTATCAAGGCAAGGCAAGAGAAGGACTTTCTGTTATAGGTAGTTTTCTGGAGGACTTTTATCTGGGAGCAAAAATAGATCGCGGCTATCCCCTTCGAATCGATCTCTTGCTTTTTTATGAACTGGATAAATTGGAGGTGGTACAGATGAAATGGTTAAAGGGAAGAGCTGTCCATACAAAGTTATACCTGGAGCCAAGGGATAGTAGTTGTTTTCGCTTTAAAGAGCCCGAAAAAAAGCAAGAGGCTCTTGTGGGATTGATTCATCTGGGAAAATAGAACTGGAATAGAAAATTGATTTGTTCAGCCTTGATTTTTTGTGTTAAATTGAAATAACAACCATAGCAAATATATATGAGGACGTATCTCGTTCCCTTTCTCTTCTTTTATCTGATTTTCTTGCCTGTTTGTTTTTCCCAGAAAGTTGAAAATGTTTCTGAGGAAGACATTGCCCTGGCCAAACAATTGAAAGAAAGCTATCCGGAAGAAGATCTGGCTTGCCTCTCTTGCAAATTGGATTTTGAGTTTGATTACAATGAAGAGAAAGGACATATAGGGGTAATGGAAAAAGCCCGGAAATCGCTCATTTCAATTTCCCAGAATACCGAATTCTATTCTACTCATTTCTACAATGAACAATCCCGAATCCCCCAGATTTGGGTTAGGAATAAGGGCGGCAAACTTCAGTCCATAGAAAAAAAGGATGAATACTATCAAAGCTCCGAATACTTTTATTCGGATGCCCGACTCATCTACTTTCAAGTGCCTTTTAGTATATCGGGAAGTATCCGGGAAATAAACTATGAGAAAGAATACTATGATGTAAAATACTTCACCTCTGTGTACTTCCATGAACGCTATCCTACTAAGCAAAAGCTTATCAGTTTTTCCATACCGGACTGGATGGAGGTAGAATTGAGGGAAATGAATTTTGACGGCTTCGATATTCAGAAATCCGTTGAAAAAGATGAGAAGAAAGCCTTGCGTATCTATACCTATGAATTGAAGGATTTGGTAGGAATGGATCAGGAAAGCAATAGTCCGGGTCCCAGTTATGATTATCCCCACATCATCATTCAGGCAAAATCCTATGAGCTGAAGGGCGAAAGGATAAGGCTTTTTGAATCAGTGGATGATCTGTATGCCTGGTACCATAGCCTGACTGAGCTAATAGAGGATAATACGGATTCCTATCAGGCATTGGTACAGGAACTCATAGCGGGAAAAACTTCAGATGTAGAGAAAGCGAAAGCGATTTACTATTGGGTGCAGGATAATATCCGGTATGTAGCCTTTGAAGATGGAATTGCTGGCTTCAAGCCGGATGAATCCCAGCAAGTCTATAGCAAAAGATATGGGGATTGTAAGGGCATGGCTAATCTGACCAAACGAATGTTGAAACTGGCTGGATTTGATGCGAGATTGACCTGGTTGGGAACCCGAAGAATTGCATATGACTATAGTTTCCCAAGCCTGGCGGTAGACAATCATATGATCTGTACCCTCATCCTGGATGGGAAGAAGTATTTTCTTGATCCGACTGAGAAATACAATCCTTTTTTCAACTATGCCGAAAGAATACAGGGAAGAGCGGTTATGATTGAAGATGGAGATGAGTATATCCTTGACAAAATTCCTTCTGCAGCTGCTGCCGAAAATGTCCAAAGTTATCAGAGCGAAGTCAAGCTGGAAGGAGAGCAATTGATCTCTCAGGTGAAAAGGACTTATAAAGGCGAAAGTAAAAGCAGTTTATTATACCAAATCCATAATACAGAACAAGATGCCCTTGATAAGAGTCTCTACTATTATTTGACTCGAGGGGAGAAAAATCTGGACGCAAAAAATATTTCAAACTCTTCTTTTGAAGAAATGGATCCTGACCTGAGCATAGAGTATGAATTGGTCCGGGATAATGCGGTTTCTGATTTTGGAGAAGAGATGTATGTAGAATTGGATTACTATAAACCTTTTAGCGATTTTCAACTAAAGGATCGCAAAACGGATTACCTTTTTCCTCACAAGATCAGAATGGAAAGAGAGGTCGTTCTGCAAATCCCCGAGGGCTTTCAATTAGGAGATCTGGCTCAACCTATAGATAGGTCTTTCTCTGATTTTTCTTTTAAGGTGAAATACAAAAAAGAAGGTAATCAACTCATTTACTCAAATATCATAGAGATCGAAAAAGCGGTCCTGAAAACCGAGGAATTTGAGGAGTGGAACAAGTGCATAAAATCTCTGAATGAGTTTTACCAACAGCCCCTTACCCTGATCAAAAAGTCATAATTAACCCCGCACACCAAAGCCAATATATATGATGATCTTTAAAAGATCCCTGATTTTCTTCCTGTTTATTTCCTTGCTAACAGGTCTTTCTGCTCAGAAAAAGCTGACTCCTGAATATGTAGAGAGCTATTTTTGGGGAAGTGAAGATCCCATGCCCAAGGGCTTGACTGTTCCGGAAAAATGGAAAAACGAATCTGCAGTCATTCTTTTTCAAGAGTATAATTTCAAATTTGAAAACTCTGGCAAAAAGGTAAACCAGGTGGAGGCACTTAGGAGGAGAATCAAATTGCAGGACAAGGCTGCAGTTGACCAATATTCAGAATTCTCTTATCAGGAAAAGTTTGATGTGAGTTCGAATTGGAA includes:
- a CDS encoding transglutaminase domain-containing protein, giving the protein MRTYLVPFLFFYLIFLPVCFSQKVENVSEEDIALAKQLKESYPEEDLACLSCKLDFEFDYNEEKGHIGVMEKARKSLISISQNTEFYSTHFYNEQSRIPQIWVRNKGGKLQSIEKKDEYYQSSEYFYSDARLIYFQVPFSISGSIREINYEKEYYDVKYFTSVYFHERYPTKQKLISFSIPDWMEVELREMNFDGFDIQKSVEKDEKKALRIYTYELKDLVGMDQESNSPGPSYDYPHIIIQAKSYELKGERIRLFESVDDLYAWYHSLTELIEDNTDSYQALVQELIAGKTSDVEKAKAIYYWVQDNIRYVAFEDGIAGFKPDESQQVYSKRYGDCKGMANLTKRMLKLAGFDARLTWLGTRRIAYDYSFPSLAVDNHMICTLILDGKKYFLDPTEKYNPFFNYAERIQGRAVMIEDGDEYILDKIPSAAAAENVQSYQSEVKLEGEQLISQVKRTYKGESKSSLLYQIHNTEQDALDKSLYYYLTRGEKNLDAKNISNSSFEEMDPDLSIEYELVRDNAVSDFGEEMYVELDYYKPFSDFQLKDRKTDYLFPHKIRMEREVVLQIPEGFQLGDLAQPIDRSFSDFSFKVKYKKEGNQLIYSNIIEIEKAVLKTEEFEEWNKCIKSLNEFYQQPLTLIKKS